A region of the Drosophila subpulchrella strain 33 F10 #4 breed RU33 chromosome 3L, RU_Dsub_v1.1 Primary Assembly, whole genome shotgun sequence genome:
gCGGATTGTTACCATATTCTTTTAGTTCTTTAGTTCACATAAGAATACTTTTTGTATAATAGCCGCATTAGTTTAACATTTAAGttcctttctttttatttacaaataattaattaagtaCTACAGAATATTTCCGTTTTAATAGCCTTATAAAAGCTTCCTCTCAAAAGGAATTGCTCAACGTCACATCCTTAAAGTCCTCTCATTTTCCCCCTGCCATATGTGTTTTCATGTGAATTTAAGCTTCTCTTTTCATGATGCCTGAAAAGGCCATATTTCCGACGGTATGCTCAGAAAAGCTGTGAAAGTGCATTAAATTTGCATCTGATGCACAGACCTCATAAATAAgccaatataatttttgtcgTCATTTTTACTGTGACATTTACACGCATGTGCATGAAAAATCTCCCAGTTTTGATaggtttaaataaataaaatgttcttCTTAGTGCCTTCGCCCCCGCCATAATTCAATTCAAGCTGGGCTAAATGAAAGCAAAATAAAGCCAAGATAGGAGATAAGTAGAGCTCTGTTGTTAAACTGCTTTAATTTGATCAGAGCTTTTATGGCCTACGAGTCTAATCAATTAGTAGTGCAATGTTATGGAATATTCACGCATTCAAATGAATTGTCAAGAGATGTGAACCACTCAAACTTGGTGAGGCTACGAAGAGAAACGGACTTGAAACATGCAAATTGAATCAagtttttgattaaaaatcCATCAGCCAGCCTTAAACATTGGCCACACCAAAAATGCATATACACGCACACGTGCAGTCTggttgccaaaaaaaaaatcaaatggatgaaaaaccaattaattgGGTTATTCAATAAAGCCGTGTGCTGATTTAAATTGAAGCTACAAGTGCGAACTTGCCGAAATCCCCGCCACGAAACAATTTCCAAAGCGAATCGAAATGAAAGTTGCAACTACAAACAATTAGCAGACCCATTTTGTCTCTAGCTATCGAAGGTCGTTGCGGCAAGATTTTCGAAAGTCGTTGACTTTGTTTGGCGGCAATCTATCCATCCATCCATATCCATAAAAACCCCCAAGGGCCGACCTTCCACGCCCAACGCCAACGCTATCTGCTCGAATTTCAGGTGTTATTTAGGGTTCCATCTACTGCAGAATCGGTGGGGGTCCTCAACCAGGTGACTAAGATGTGAATGAAACCGTATAAACGGTCCATTAAAGTGGCCAGCCAGTCTGCAAGCGTCGCGACGCTTTCGATGACAGtgtattaattaattaacttCGCTAAAAGTATCAGATGAGTGAATGTGGAGCAACGGATTGGccataaaaattcaaatgcCAGTCGCTGGACTATCCATTTACACGGAGAGAAAAATGTGAATGTTGgttgaataaaaatattaaaaacgtAGCTAAAGAGCGAATAATTATATTATCCTGTACGAGTTAAAAATACTACATTGTTGTATTTATTCATTAattacttaaataaataattagcatattctaatattttttaataatttgggTGTGCCAAAAAGATTAAGAACATTTTGGGTCGCATGTTAAGTCAGAAGTAGGACTTAGTCTTATGCAAATCAAACGTTATCCGCATATAGGTTTCCccacatttaatattaaatgaaatattgtTGTTTTAATcgatcaaaatatatattttatttaatattggtggTGGGTGACTGACAAATTGAATattctatttaatatatgtgGGGATATAATATCGACCACTATTATGAAGGTGAGTATTATATGTTAAATtactatttaaataataaattaaactgACTATATAGCTCTAACTCTAGAACATAATTCTATAATATTATacaaagtaaatattttaatcaaaATAGTTTCTTAGTATAGGGAGTGCATTTTCTCTCCGTGCAGATGCGGCGATGGTCGTAAATTAAACCTCCAAAGACATGCCCAAACTAGGGCTAAAACGCCGCATCCGAGCGACCTTCGGCGGGACTGGATGGGACCAGTCTGAGACGAACTGGACGGGTTGCCGCCACCGAATGTGGGTCAATTAATGTGGAGCAGGTGAGCGTGAGCAACTGGCCAAGGAGTaccctttttttatattttccgcTGTCTCTTCTCGTGTCTCCTTAATGCGCACCAAGATGGATTGATGCCCTAATGGATGGATGGGGACCAGGAGCCGGAGGAGctggaggagcagcaggagaACCCCGAGGGGCAGGATGGCTAAGTACAGCGGAAGCGGCTTAAGGCAACCGGCAAGGAAACGCCATCGAATCGTAACAACTTTTGCTTTCATTTAAGGCCGCCCAAGCGGCAGGCACCGGACAATTGTGTTGgccgaaaaaaaaatcaaaataaagcAGAAAAAAATGGCAAATTGCCGAACAGCCGGTTTGGGGCATAAAAGCCGAAAGTAACACCAAAAAGGCCAACAAAACAGAGGGCAGCAAAAAGCAGATAATGCTGCTCCTGATGCTTCTGCTTCTGGTACTGCCTCCATGCGACATCGTCCCTCCATCACATTCACTTTTCTCCCGAGCCCCAACCCCATCCAAAAACCCCATCCCCCACCCGAATCCGAATTCGCCCCCAGATTGAAGCCAAGTCGCAGACGCAGTCTGGTTGCCAACCTAGCCAAGTTGTACTTATAAAAGGCCAACACAAATCTTGTAGGGAAACAGCATGCGCTGCGAGCAAAGCTCCTCCTGTTGCCGTCGACGATTTTGTTGCCGCTCGCCGATGCCTGTTGGCCACTTTAGTGATGGCAGATGAACACCTCTAATGTGGCTTAAATGAAATGGAGTGCCAAATGCGACAGATTGTCAAtggaaatatttgaaaaatttaattttggacACCAAACGGATATCCAGTTGATGCAACATTGAAATGTATTCATAAATTAGTCTTAAGTTCCGACTATGACCTTGTATTTTAttgacaaaaataaattacataaacttgaatattaaattaataagtATAAGCACATTAGCTTCAAAGGCACTTTCTCCCTGTAAGAAGCTTTATTTTGTGGATATAATAATTCAGAATAGATATGTACTTTTTGTGCATAGGCAATGtaagagaaaacaaaaacacgaATGTCgagtaaaataataaaattattttcactTTTTAAATAGGGAACTATAAGTTACGGAAGgctattgattttttttagaaatttgtattttaatttatggtTGTGTgttatttcaaaaaattgttCATTTGAGTAAAAATTCGGTTGCACACTTTTTTGTTACATCCCTGTttataaagtattttaaatttggaaTAAAAGATCCGTTTGTTTTTCCAACCTTTATTCTATGGTCTCtactttaaagttttttaaaagtaacatATTTCTATCAACTTTTTTTAaggtttattatttttaataaaaaaaaagatatatatgtatttctaaaagcatttttaaacCTCGAGTTAAATAAGGAAGAACACTTTTAAAAATCCaaacaataatatttttggtttGGTGATTTGTTTCTGACTTAAAGGCTCAAAAAAGCCCTGTATCCCCTTGGATAGTAGTTAATTTTTCCAATTTCCCCCCGCTGCTTCGTGATCCCCGTGAGTCACGTCATCGCCGGCTCATCGCCAGTTTCGTTATCAAAACTTAATACAAACTTGCCGCTCCGCTGTCGATAAACTGTCGTACTTTCGGACAGTCTGCCAATGTTGGTGGCAAGGTCGTTCGTCTGCTCCAAAGTTGAGGTTGCCGCTTCTCCGGGCTTTTGGCTCTCGCCTTTTCCATTTTTGGGCGCGCTTGGTGATTTTGTAATAAATGAATGCGTTGACCTAGCATGTGAGGTTCTTAATCGATTTCGCCAATTCGGCGAACCATTTATTATAAAGTTTCGCATATGAATTGGGCAGGGGACTAGGACCAGGCGCTACATTTATAAATGATCCTGTCATAAGGCCAGgcactttaaaataattagcTAGCCAACACGTGGAACCCATATCTTTTTCTTGTTCCGGGAAATAAAGTGGAGCCATTGATGGGTCAACTACAAATTGCGCTAACAACTAAGCAATTTTCGGAAGGTGCTAATTGAAAATCAACCCCTTCCACCGAGTTTCGAATTGATTAACCGGCTGACCACAAGTTGAACAAAAAGGAGCATAAAGTTTATGGCCAAAAAACTATCTCACACACCATcaccaagaaaaaaaattggtatcGATGGATGAGTCTCCAGCGGAGTCTTTTAGTGCCCGCGTGTGGGTTTCTGTTTCTGTATCTGTGAGGGGCAGTTCAGGTTCATGTTCAATGCTGCAAATTATACGCGTTTTTCGGCATCGTCGACTGCGACTGCGAGTGCGAGTGCCCGGCCCAAAATGATTGGCGTGCCAAAATGCTATAAATGCGCCGCCAGGCCAATTCAGTCACATTCATTCTCGTTGCGAGTTCACAGTGACAAGTCAGCCCAGCCCAGCCCAAATCCAGACCCAAATCCCATCCAAAATGAACAAATTCGTGAGTTGAGGAGTCGAGGGAAAAGAGAGAGAGGGCAACCCTATCTAACCATCTTTTGTATCCTAGTTCGTCCTTGCCGTTGCCGCCCTGGCCATTTCCTGCGTCCAGGCCGATTCCTTCGATGCGAGAGCCGAGACCCGGGAGTACAAGAGCGACCTGAAGGAGGACGGCAGCTATGCCTACCAGTACCAGACCTCCAACGGCATCGCCGGCCAGGAGTCGGGCGCAGGTGGCTACTACGCCAGTGGCTCGAACGCCTACTACGCCCCCGATGGCCAACTGATCCAGCTGACCTACACCGCCGATGCGGACGGTTTCCACCCCGCCGGCGCCCATCTGCCCACCCCTCCTCCCATTCCGGCGGCCATCCTGAAGTCCCTGGAGTACATCCGCACCCATCCCCACCAGGAATCCCGCCAGGGTCAGGGACGATTCTAGACCAAGTTGGGCCTGGGGCCTGcggccaccaccaccacatgTTGAGCGTTATTCGAGTTAGGCTTAAGTCATTTGAAAATAAACACCGTTTGAGTTCACAAACATTTCCATAAACAAGTCGAGACTGCTGTTTAATTTGGGCGAACATAGCATTGGGAAGGGGCATTGCGAGAGATTCGCTAACTGGAAGATGCGCCAAATTTGCGAAATTTTTGCAGGCTTATTTACGTCAACCAAAGTTTCTCCAAATTCAATGAATTAATTATGCGTTTTTAATAGGTACTTTCACTACTTAAAATAGCAGGTTTTCTGGCTGGTAATGTAAAAAATTTACATTCAAAGTTATATTCGTAATTATTCTTAAATTTATTCTGAAAGAAGAAGTAtcttttttaaacatataaaagacttttacatactttgaaataaaaatgtgtTCCTTGAACAATTTAACAACATACCTAGAAAAGTTTAGAGATTAAAATATCACCGACCTTATATTAggtatttaattttgaagtcttgttcaaatttttgaatttgaattatAGGCGCCAACATCCAGTAACAGAAACCAGGGCTACTTGCACGCCTATCGATAGTAAGCCAATCCGCATTGGCAGTCACAGCGAattgtcttttttttatatcgaTATTGTATCGTTATTGTATTTGGCGCGCGATTTGAAGTAATAGTAATGGACTTAAAGCACGTAGTATCTATGTATGATTTGAAAATACAGAATTTTTTACTTGTactaagaaaaaaatgtttttctagttaatgatatttatgtttacatatttatgtatttaccTGTAGTATGAATTTCTAAAAAATCTTCCGGTTCTCAGAAGTACACAATTGGAATAAAAATGTCTTTCCATTAAGCTAAACGAaaacattgatttttatttatttagaaatcTGTAAGTTTTGCTTATGGGGACAGAATTCTataaattcatttatttaaaaataggttTGAGTTGAAGAAAATTCTAGTTTGACTCCAAATGtcttaaaaactatttaataaaGTTGATGATATTAATTATACCAAAATATAACGATCCAATTTTTTCCAAGAATCTCTTATAATTTCTTTGAATTGATTGAGCCGTTGACAGCAGCACTCTGTTATTCGGAGCTGGTTCGCGAACGAACCGGTTAGCCACGCTCACCAGTGCTGTCATTTTGTTCAAACTAAAGCAGTGCGGCtttgaaaaatcaaatataactcatataacaaaacacaaaaaaaaatataacataacatttcatttttgtttaataaaactgtaaataaaatttttgtagAAACTCCAActcaatatatttaaaacttcGTTTGCTGAAAAAACGTTTACAGTAAGCATCACAAAAAGTTACTTGCATACAAAGAAGTAATAAagatagtttttaaaaatataaaaaatatatttattcgttatattttattttgaccATTTTTTTGATTCATTTTTTAAGTGATCTGTATATTTTCCGAAGTCTGCGCATCACTGGCACTCGAATAGTGTAGAGGAGCGGGCGCAACCGGGCGATCGGTTGAAAACCAAACCGCGCAAGCTCGCCGCTGTTTCAGTTTCAGTCACTCGCGAGCGATCGAACGAATCGGTTATCTTCTGGTTATCTGGAAAAGGCAAAGGTGTTGTGAGGTGTTCTGTGGTGTTTTGTGTTGTTTCGAGCTGTTTTGAGGCGAGAACTCCGCTGGCAGAGGCGAGTGCAACTGCAAATGCAAAGTGCATGTGCAGCGGTCAGTACTCGCATTCGCATTCGCTATTTTTGCTGCCATAAGCCAGCTTGCTTGGCTCctattttgttttggttttgattttgaatttgaatttgattttgatATTGAAGTTGGCTTTGAGTCTGCGCGACTGGGAGTTCTGTGTGCGCGTTGCATTTTCAATAAACGCGTTTGCTTTTGGCTCTTGGCACGCTGCGTGGGCGCCAATTCGTGTGACTGTGTCTCGTGTGTGCATTAGCTAATGTGTTTG
Encoded here:
- the LOC119554102 gene encoding pupal cuticle protein Edg-78E, which produces MNKFFVLAVAALAISCVQADSFDARAETREYKSDLKEDGSYAYQYQTSNGIAGQESGAGGYYASGSNAYYAPDGQLIQLTYTADADGFHPAGAHLPTPPPIPAAILKSLEYIRTHPHQESRQGQGRF